In Comamonadaceae bacterium OS-1, a single window of DNA contains:
- the gltB gene encoding ferredoxin-dependent glutamate synthase 1 yields the protein MTTAAEIQYLKDHGLYSSSNEHDACGLGFVAHIKGEKRHDIVTQALKILENIDHRGAVGADPLMGDGAGILIQIPDALYREEMAKQGVTLPAAGEYGVGMIFLPKEHASRQACEQEMERAIKAEGQVFLGWRDVPVDKDMPMSPTVRKTEPLLKQVFIGRGDDVIVQDALERKLYVIRKTASANIQNLKLKHSKEYYVPSMSSRTVIYKGLLLADQVGVYYKDLSDERCVSAIGLVHQRFSTNTFPEWPLAHPYRYVAHNGEINTVKGNYNWMKAREGVMASPVLAADLAKLYPISFANQSDTATFDNCLELLTMAGYPISQAVMMMIPEPWEQHTNMDERRRAFYEYHAAMMEPWDGPASIVFTDGRQIGATLDRNGLRPSRYCVTDDDLVIMASESGVLPVPENKIVRKWRLQPGKMFLIDLEQGRMIDDDELKANIVNTKPYKQWIDNLRIKLDSVPADSAAATVSPTALLDRQQAFGYTQEDIKFLLSPMAQAGEEGIGSMGNDSPLAVLSDKNKPLYNYFRQMFAQVTNPPIDPIREAIVMSLVSFIGPKPNLLDINQVNPPMRLEVAQPILDFADMAKLRDIERHTHGKFRSHTLDITYPAAWGREGVEAKLASLCAEAVDAIKGGKNILIVSDRNVSATQIAIPALLASSALHQHLVTLGLRTTTGLVVETGTAREVHHFGVLAGYGAEAIHPYLAMETLADLHKDLSGALSPEKAIYNYVKAIGKGLSKIMSKMGVSTYMSYCGAQLFEVIGLNQETVSKYFTGTSSRVEGIGVFEIAEEALRMHKAAFGDDPVLATMLDAGGEYAWRVRGEEHMWTPDAIAKLQHSTRANNWNTYKEYAQLINDQSRRHMTLRGLFEFKIDPAKAIPVEEVEAAKEIVKRFATGAMSMGSISTEAHTTLAVAMNRIGGKSNTGEGGEDSNRYRQELKGIPIKQGQTLREIIGPEVVETVNYPLQDGDSLRSRIKQVASGRFGVTAEYLVSSDQIQIKMAQGAKPGEGGQLPGGKVSEYIGKLRHSVPGVGLISPPPHHDIYSIEDLAQLIHDLKNVAPHASISTKLVSEVGVGTIAAGVTKCKSDHIVIAGHDGGTGASPWSSIKHAGGPWEIGLAETQQTLVLNRLRGRVRVQADGQMKTGRDVAIGALLGADEFGFATAPLVVEGCIMMRKCHLNTCPVGVATQDPVLRKKFQGKPEHVVNFFFFIAEEVRQIMAQLGIRKFDDLIGRADLLDTRKGIAHWKASGLDFNRLFAQPNVPADVPRYHVQNQEHGLEKSLDNVLIEKSQPAILRGEKVKFMEVARNVNRSLGAMLSGALTKVRPEGLPDDTIRIQLEGTGGQSFGAFLANGITLYLIGDANDYTGKGLSGGRIVVRPSIDFRGTATQNTIVGNTVMYGATSGESFFSGVAGERFAVRLSGATTVVEGTGDHGCEYMTGGTALILGKTGRNFAAGMSGGIAYVYDEDGQFAKRCNMSMVSLEKVLPSGEQQGLGVADQWHNGQTDEVQLKKLLEDHNRWTGSKRARDLLDSWAEARGKFVKVFPLEYQRALGEIHARKVALAQAASAQAATKTEAVPAK from the coding sequence ATGACAACGGCTGCCGAGATCCAGTATCTCAAAGACCACGGTTTGTATTCCTCCAGCAACGAGCACGATGCTTGTGGCCTGGGTTTTGTGGCCCATATCAAGGGCGAAAAGCGCCACGATATCGTCACCCAGGCGCTGAAGATCCTGGAAAACATCGACCACCGGGGTGCCGTGGGTGCCGACCCGCTGATGGGCGATGGCGCGGGCATTCTGATCCAGATCCCCGACGCGCTCTACCGCGAAGAAATGGCCAAGCAAGGTGTGACCCTGCCCGCCGCCGGTGAGTACGGCGTGGGCATGATCTTCTTGCCCAAAGAGCACGCCTCCCGCCAGGCCTGCGAGCAGGAGATGGAGCGCGCCATCAAGGCCGAAGGCCAGGTGTTCCTGGGCTGGCGCGATGTGCCGGTGGACAAGGACATGCCCATGTCGCCCACGGTGCGCAAGACCGAGCCGCTCTTGAAGCAGGTATTCATTGGCCGCGGCGACGATGTCATCGTGCAGGACGCGCTGGAGCGCAAGCTGTACGTGATCCGCAAGACCGCCAGCGCCAACATCCAGAACCTCAAGCTCAAGCACAGCAAAGAGTATTACGTGCCCAGCATGTCCAGCCGCACGGTCATCTACAAGGGCCTGCTGTTGGCCGACCAGGTCGGCGTGTACTACAAGGATTTGTCCGACGAGCGCTGCGTCTCGGCGATTGGCCTGGTGCACCAGCGTTTCTCCACCAACACCTTCCCCGAGTGGCCGCTGGCCCACCCATACCGCTACGTGGCGCACAACGGTGAAATCAACACCGTCAAGGGCAACTACAACTGGATGAAGGCCCGCGAAGGCGTGATGGCCAGCCCCGTGCTGGCCGCCGACCTGGCCAAGCTCTACCCCATCAGCTTCGCCAACCAGTCCGACACCGCCACCTTCGACAACTGCCTGGAGTTGCTGACCATGGCCGGCTACCCCATCAGCCAGGCCGTGATGATGATGATCCCCGAGCCCTGGGAACAGCACACCAACATGGACGAGCGCCGCCGCGCCTTCTACGAATACCACGCCGCGATGATGGAACCCTGGGACGGCCCGGCCTCCATCGTGTTCACCGATGGCCGCCAGATCGGTGCCACGCTGGACCGCAACGGCCTGCGCCCCTCGCGCTACTGCGTTACCGACGACGACCTGGTCATCATGGCCTCCGAGTCCGGCGTGCTGCCCGTGCCCGAGAACAAGATCGTGCGCAAATGGCGTTTGCAGCCCGGCAAGATGTTCCTGATCGACCTGGAACAGGGCCGCATGATCGACGACGACGAGCTCAAGGCCAACATCGTCAACACCAAGCCCTACAAGCAGTGGATCGACAACCTGCGCATCAAGCTCGACAGCGTGCCCGCCGACTCGGCTGCCGCCACCGTCAGCCCCACAGCGCTGCTCGACCGCCAGCAGGCCTTCGGCTACACCCAGGAAGACATCAAGTTCCTGCTCTCGCCCATGGCCCAGGCCGGGGAAGAGGGCATCGGCTCCATGGGCAACGACAGCCCGCTGGCTGTGCTCAGCGACAAGAACAAGCCGCTGTACAACTACTTCCGCCAGATGTTCGCCCAGGTGACGAACCCGCCGATCGACCCGATCCGCGAAGCCATCGTCATGTCGCTGGTGTCCTTCATCGGCCCCAAGCCCAACCTGCTGGACATCAACCAGGTCAACCCGCCGATGCGCCTGGAAGTGGCCCAGCCCATCCTCGACTTTGCCGACATGGCCAAGCTGCGCGACATCGAACGCCACACCCACGGCAAGTTCCGCAGCCACACGCTGGACATCACCTATCCCGCCGCCTGGGGCCGCGAGGGCGTGGAAGCCAAGCTGGCCTCGCTGTGCGCCGAAGCCGTGGACGCGATCAAGGGCGGTAAAAACATCCTCATCGTCAGCGACCGCAACGTCAGCGCCACGCAAATCGCCATTCCCGCCCTGCTGGCCAGCAGCGCCCTGCACCAGCACCTGGTGACCCTGGGCCTGCGCACCACTACCGGCCTGGTGGTGGAAACCGGTACCGCCCGCGAAGTGCACCACTTTGGCGTGCTGGCAGGCTACGGTGCCGAAGCCATCCACCCCTACCTGGCGATGGAAACCCTGGCCGACCTGCACAAGGACCTGTCCGGTGCGCTGTCGCCCGAGAAAGCCATCTACAACTACGTCAAGGCTATCGGCAAGGGCCTCTCCAAGATCATGTCCAAGATGGGCGTGAGCACCTACATGAGCTACTGTGGTGCGCAGCTGTTCGAGGTGATTGGCCTGAACCAGGAAACCGTCTCCAAGTACTTCACCGGCACCTCCAGCCGCGTGGAAGGCATTGGCGTGTTCGAGATTGCCGAAGAAGCCCTGCGCATGCACAAGGCGGCTTTTGGCGACGACCCGGTGCTGGCCACCATGCTCGACGCGGGCGGTGAATACGCCTGGCGCGTGCGCGGCGAAGAGCACATGTGGACGCCCGATGCCATCGCCAAGCTGCAGCACAGCACCCGCGCCAACAACTGGAACACCTACAAGGAATACGCCCAGCTCATCAACGACCAAAGCCGTCGCCACATGACCCTGCGCGGCCTGTTCGAGTTCAAGATCGACCCGGCCAAGGCCATTCCGGTGGAAGAAGTCGAAGCGGCGAAAGAAATCGTCAAGCGCTTCGCCACCGGTGCCATGTCCATGGGCTCCATCTCCACCGAAGCCCACACCACCCTGGCCGTGGCCATGAACCGCATTGGCGGCAAGAGCAACACCGGCGAAGGCGGCGAGGACTCCAACCGTTACCGCCAGGAGCTCAAGGGCATCCCGATCAAGCAAGGCCAGACCCTGCGTGAAATCATCGGCCCCGAGGTGGTGGAAACCGTCAACTACCCGCTGCAAGACGGCGACTCGCTGCGCAGCCGCATCAAGCAGGTGGCTTCGGGCCGCTTCGGTGTCACCGCCGAATACCTGGTGTCCAGCGACCAGATCCAGATCAAGATGGCCCAGGGTGCCAAGCCGGGCGAGGGCGGCCAGCTGCCCGGCGGCAAGGTGTCCGAGTACATCGGCAAGCTGCGCCACTCGGTGCCAGGTGTGGGCCTGATTTCGCCCCCGCCGCACCACGACATCTATTCGATCGAAGACTTGGCCCAGCTGATCCACGACCTGAAGAACGTGGCACCGCACGCCAGCATCAGCACCAAGCTGGTGTCGGAAGTGGGCGTGGGCACCATCGCCGCAGGCGTGACCAAGTGCAAGAGCGACCACATCGTGATCGCCGGGCACGACGGCGGCACCGGCGCATCGCCCTGGTCGTCCATCAAGCATGCCGGTGGCCCGTGGGAAATCGGCCTGGCCGAAACGCAGCAGACCCTGGTGCTGAACCGCCTGCGGGGCCGCGTGCGCGTGCAGGCCGACGGCCAGATGAAGACCGGCCGCGATGTCGCCATCGGCGCACTGCTGGGCGCGGATGAATTCGGCTTTGCCACCGCCCCGCTGGTGGTCGAAGGCTGCATCATGATGCGCAAGTGCCACCTGAACACCTGCCCCGTGGGTGTGGCTACGCAAGACCCGGTGCTGCGCAAGAAATTCCAGGGCAAGCCTGAGCATGTGGTGAACTTCTTCTTCTTCATCGCCGAAGAAGTGCGCCAGATCATGGCCCAGCTGGGCATCCGCAAGTTCGACGACCTGATTGGCCGCGCCGACCTGCTGGACACCCGCAAGGGCATCGCCCACTGGAAGGCCAGCGGCCTGGACTTCAACCGCCTGTTCGCCCAGCCCAATGTGCCCGCCGATGTGCCGCGTTACCACGTGCAAAACCAGGAGCACGGCCTGGAAAAATCGCTGGATAACGTGCTGATCGAGAAATCGCAGCCCGCCATCCTGCGCGGCGAGAAGGTCAAGTTCATGGAAGTGGCGCGCAACGTCAACCGCTCGCTGGGAGCCATGCTCTCGGGTGCGCTGACCAAGGTGCGCCCCGAAGGCCTGCCGGACGACACCATCCGCATCCAGCTCGAAGGTACGGGCGGCCAGTCGTTTGGTGCCTTCCTGGCCAACGGCATCACGCTGTACCTGATTGGCGATGCCAACGACTACACCGGCAAGGGCCTCTCCGGTGGCCGTATCGTGGTACGCCCCAGCATCGACTTCCGCGGCACGGCCACGCAAAACACTATCGTCGGCAACACGGTGATGTACGGCGCGACCAGCGGCGAATCCTTCTTCAGCGGCGTGGCCGGGGAGCGCTTTGCGGTGCGCCTGTCGGGTGCCACCACGGTGGTGGAAGGCACGGGTGACCACGGTTGCGAGTACATGACCGGTGGCACCGCGTTGATCCTGGGTAAAACCGGACGCAACTTCGCTGCCGGCATGAGCGGCGGCATCGCCTACGTCTATGACGAAGATGGCCAGTTCGCCAAGCGCTGCAACATGTCCATGGTGTCCCTGGAGAAAGTGCTGCCCTCGGGTGAGCAACAAGGCCTGGGCGTGGCCGACCAGTGGCACAACGGCCAGACCGACGAAGTCCAGCTCAAGAAGCTGCTGGAAGACCACAACCGCTGGACCGGCAGCAAGCGCGCCCGCGATCTGCTGGACAGCTGGGCCGAGGCGCGTGGCAAGTTCGTCAAGGTGTTCCCGCTGGAGTACCAGCGCGCCCTGGGCGAAATCCATGCACGAAAAGTGGCCCTTGCGCAGGCCGCATCAGCACAAGCAGCTACTAAAACAGAAGCAGTGCCTGCCAAGTAA
- the aroK gene encoding shikimate kinase 1, with the protein MHQPELSIFLVGLPGSGKSTVGRQLARRLQVPFIDSDHVIEQRIGCSIREFFEREGEPRFRDVEAEVIEALTLNGPGVLATGGGTVLRPANREALHGRGQVVYLRSTPEEVFRRVRHDVNRPLLQVADPLNRLRDLFAIRDPLYRETAHFVIETGRPSVSTLVNMIIMQLELGGAPPT; encoded by the coding sequence TTGCACCAGCCCGAATTAAGCATCTTCCTCGTCGGCCTCCCCGGCTCCGGTAAATCCACCGTCGGCCGCCAGCTTGCCCGGCGGCTGCAGGTTCCTTTCATCGACTCGGACCACGTGATAGAGCAGCGCATTGGTTGCTCTATCCGTGAGTTTTTCGAGCGCGAGGGGGAGCCGCGTTTCCGTGATGTGGAGGCAGAGGTCATTGAAGCACTGACCCTCAACGGTCCTGGCGTACTGGCCACGGGCGGGGGCACGGTGCTGCGGCCAGCCAATCGGGAGGCGCTGCACGGTCGGGGCCAAGTGGTGTATCTGCGCTCCACCCCGGAAGAAGTCTTTCGCCGGGTACGCCACGATGTGAACCGGCCCCTGCTGCAGGTGGCCGATCCCCTGAACCGGCTGCGCGATCTGTTCGCCATCCGCGACCCGCTGTACCGCGAAACTGCGCACTTTGTGATCGAAACCGGGCGGCCTTCGGTGTCGACCCTGGTCAACATGATCATCATGCAGTTGGAACTCGGTGGCGCTCCACCAACTTGA
- the aroB gene encoding 3-dehydroquinate synthase: MPATTQTIATQTVHIALGDRSYPIDIGTGLLDNPATWADLPRAATALIVTNTTVGPLYAQRLQAALHGHYPTIHTVVLPDGEAYKTWETLNLIFDALLGFGCDRKTVLFALGGGVVGDMTGFAAASYMRGVPFVQVPTTLLAQVDSSVGGKTAINHPLGKNMVGAFYQPCKVVCDLDTLATLPPRELSAGLAEVIKYGPIADMDLLDWLDAHMDALRAGDVAALAHAVRRSCEIKAFVVGQDEREAGLRAILNFGHTFGHAIEAGMGYGTWLHGEGVGSGMVMAAHLSQRLGLIDAALVQRLTQLIQRAGLPTVGAVLDAADNAGRYLQLMRVDKKSEAGEIKFVLIGPPGNATVRGAPDALVRTVVDACCV; the protein is encoded by the coding sequence ATGCCCGCAACCACACAGACCATCGCCACCCAAACCGTCCATATTGCCCTGGGCGACCGCAGCTACCCCATCGACATCGGTACCGGCTTGCTGGACAACCCGGCCACCTGGGCGGACCTGCCGCGCGCCGCGACGGCGCTGATCGTCACCAACACCACCGTCGGCCCGCTGTACGCCCAGCGCCTCCAGGCCGCGCTGCACGGCCACTACCCGACCATCCACACTGTGGTGCTGCCGGATGGCGAGGCGTATAAAACCTGGGAAACCCTGAACCTGATTTTTGACGCGCTGCTGGGCTTTGGGTGCGACCGCAAGACCGTGCTGTTTGCCCTGGGTGGCGGTGTGGTGGGCGACATGACCGGTTTTGCCGCTGCCAGCTACATGCGCGGCGTGCCCTTTGTGCAGGTGCCGACCACGCTGCTGGCCCAGGTAGATTCGTCGGTGGGTGGCAAAACCGCCATCAACCACCCGTTGGGCAAGAATATGGTGGGCGCGTTCTACCAGCCTTGTAAAGTGGTCTGCGACCTGGACACGCTGGCTACGCTGCCACCGCGCGAGCTCAGCGCCGGGTTGGCCGAGGTCATCAAGTACGGGCCCATTGCCGACATGGACTTGCTGGACTGGCTGGATGCGCACATGGATGCTCTGCGTGCAGGCGATGTGGCCGCCTTGGCCCATGCGGTGCGGCGCAGTTGCGAGATCAAGGCCTTTGTGGTGGGCCAGGACGAACGCGAAGCCGGGCTGCGCGCCATTCTGAACTTTGGCCACACCTTCGGCCACGCCATCGAGGCGGGCATGGGCTACGGCACGTGGCTGCACGGCGAAGGCGTGGGCAGCGGCATGGTGATGGCGGCGCATTTGTCGCAGCGGCTGGGCCTGATCGACGCGGCCCTGGTGCAGCGCCTCACCCAGCTCATCCAGCGCGCGGGCCTGCCCACCGTGGGCGCAGTGCTGGACGCGGCGGACAACGCCGGCCGCTACCTGCAACTGATGCGGGTGGACAAAAAATCCGAGGCGGGCGAAATCAAGTTTGTGTTGATCGGTCCACCCGGCAACGCCACCGTGCGCGGTGCACCCGATGCCCTGGTGCGGACGGTGGTCGATGCCTGCTGCGTGTGA
- the sctC gene encoding type 3 secretion system secretin — MNKQNRMGWHMLDRKLEKFAAALVFALTSVAAHAQATIESVTGSMQGGTEVIRIDLSEPLAALPSGVSIQSPARIALDFPGVSNGIGRSSIDVNQGNLRSVNVVQVGDRSRIVLNLKQATSYKAELKGKSILVVLDAVAAPAPTASATPTFADAGSRDKAPLRDIDFRRGDDNAGRIIVALRNTQVGVDVRQQGQNLVVEFLNSSLPEGLRRRLDVADFGTPVQNITTTQVGDRVRMLIEPKGAWDHSAYQSDGQFVVEIRQQKTDPTKLVQGTGYAGEKLSLNFQNIEVRALLQVIADFTNFNVVTSDSVTGSVTLRLKDVPWDQALQIIMDSKGLGMRKSGSVLWIAPKDEIDARTKKDLESAASMQALEPLVTQSFQLNYAKAGDIVTQLGGSVSGTNSNMPRFLSVRGTAISEPRTNQIFVNDIPSRIAAVQDLIKKLDIAVRQVLIEARIVEASDTFGKSLGVKLGSTAGSSTTAGVAAGSVGLAGNTRFTVGTSYNNVVASNGSSGSTVDTTSNFVNLPAVGEGGYNAAAFALSIFSSAANRFLNLEISALENDGKGKLVSSPRIVTADQTKALIEQGTEFPYQQATSSGATSVAFRKANLKLEVTPQITPEGNIILDLDINKDSRGETTSAGIAIDTKHIKTQVLVENGGTVVIGGIFTLDETDSITKVPVLGDIPYLGNLFKSKSQASTKKEMLVFITPKMIVERAGSR, encoded by the coding sequence ATGAATAAGCAGAATCGAATGGGGTGGCACATGCTAGACCGTAAGCTGGAAAAGTTTGCCGCAGCGCTGGTGTTTGCGCTTACCTCGGTGGCCGCGCACGCGCAAGCCACCATTGAGTCCGTCACCGGCTCCATGCAGGGGGGCACCGAGGTCATTCGTATTGACCTCAGTGAGCCGCTGGCGGCCTTACCTTCTGGCGTGTCCATCCAGTCACCGGCCCGCATTGCGCTCGATTTTCCGGGTGTGTCCAACGGCATTGGCCGCTCGTCCATCGACGTGAACCAGGGCAATCTGCGCTCGGTGAATGTGGTGCAGGTTGGGGACCGGTCGCGCATTGTGCTCAACCTGAAGCAGGCCACCTCGTACAAGGCCGAACTCAAAGGCAAGTCGATTCTGGTGGTGCTGGATGCCGTGGCAGCCCCAGCGCCCACGGCCAGTGCAACACCTACTTTTGCCGATGCGGGCAGCCGCGACAAGGCCCCGCTGCGAGACATCGACTTCCGCCGCGGCGACGACAACGCAGGCCGCATCATTGTGGCTTTGCGCAACACCCAGGTGGGTGTAGACGTGCGCCAGCAAGGGCAAAACCTGGTGGTCGAGTTTCTGAACTCCAGCCTGCCCGAAGGCCTGCGCCGCCGCCTCGACGTGGCAGACTTCGGCACACCTGTGCAAAACATCACCACCACGCAGGTGGGCGACCGTGTGCGCATGCTCATCGAGCCCAAAGGCGCGTGGGACCACAGCGCTTACCAAAGCGACGGCCAGTTCGTGGTCGAAATCCGCCAGCAAAAGACCGACCCGACCAAATTAGTCCAGGGCACGGGCTATGCGGGCGAAAAACTGTCGCTGAACTTCCAGAACATCGAAGTCCGCGCGCTGTTGCAGGTGATCGCAGACTTCACCAACTTCAACGTCGTCACTTCCGACTCCGTCACCGGCTCTGTCACCCTGCGGCTGAAAGACGTGCCCTGGGACCAGGCCCTGCAAATCATCATGGACTCCAAAGGTCTGGGCATGCGCAAGTCGGGCTCGGTGCTGTGGATTGCGCCCAAGGACGAAATCGACGCACGCACCAAGAAAGACCTGGAATCTGCCGCCTCCATGCAGGCATTAGAGCCCTTGGTAACCCAGTCATTCCAGCTCAATTACGCCAAGGCGGGCGATATTGTGACCCAGCTAGGAGGCTCGGTCTCCGGTACCAACAGCAACATGCCCCGCTTCCTCAGTGTGCGCGGTACCGCGATTTCTGAGCCCCGCACCAACCAGATTTTTGTCAACGACATCCCCAGTCGCATCGCTGCGGTGCAGGACCTGATCAAAAAGCTGGACATTGCGGTGCGCCAAGTATTGATCGAAGCCCGCATCGTGGAAGCCTCGGACACCTTTGGCAAGTCACTCGGTGTCAAGCTCGGCAGCACCGCCGGCAGTTCGACCACGGCGGGCGTGGCAGCAGGCAGCGTAGGCTTGGCAGGCAACACGCGGTTCACCGTGGGCACCAGCTACAACAATGTGGTTGCCAGCAACGGCTCCAGTGGCTCTACGGTGGATACCACCAGCAACTTTGTGAACCTGCCCGCAGTGGGTGAGGGCGGCTACAACGCGGCGGCGTTTGCGCTGTCGATTTTCAGCAGCGCCGCCAACCGCTTCCTGAACCTGGAAATCTCGGCCTTGGAAAACGACGGCAAGGGCAAGCTCGTGTCCAGCCCACGCATCGTCACCGCCGACCAGACCAAGGCGTTGATCGAGCAAGGTACCGAATTCCCCTACCAGCAAGCCACCTCCAGCGGTGCCACGTCCGTGGCCTTCCGCAAGGCGAATCTGAAGCTGGAAGTCACTCCCCAGATCACCCCAGAGGGCAACATCATCCTTGACCTGGACATCAACAAGGACAGCCGTGGCGAGACCACCTCGGCCGGTATTGCCATCGACACCAAACACATCAAGACACAGGTTTTGGTAGAAAACGGCGGTACAGTGGTGATCGGCGGTATCTTTACATTGGACGAGACCGATAGCATTACCAAGGTGCCTGTGCTGGGCGACATTCCGTATTTGGGCAACCTCTTCAAATCCAAATCGCAAGCCAGCACCAAGAAGGAAATGCTGGTTTTCATCACGCCAAAAATGATCGTCGAACGCGCAGGCTCGCGCTAA
- a CDS encoding deoxyguanosinetriphosphate triphosphohydrolase-like protein encodes MPLAAYACDPAQSRGRRFFEAPAPTRTEFQRDRDRIVHSTAFRRLVYKTQVFLNHEGDLFRTRLTHSLEVAQLGRSIARALDLNEDLVEAIALAHDLGHTPFGHAGQDALNACMAEFGGFEHNLQSLRVVDALEERYPLFDGLNLTFETREGILKHCSRANAENLGDVGQRFLDRTQPSLEAQLCNLADEIAYNAHDIDDGVRSGLITLEQLQDVPLVAHFHQQTLAEHPQLKGRRVLYESIRRMLSAQVYDVIAATQAALQAAQPQSVDGARQCAPLLCFSPAMRAQSLELKRFLMKNLYRHPQVMAMTAQAQTMVHELFSAYLAAPHEMAPAYTERAARAGAPRAVADYLAGMTDRFAAREHERLTGQKLLG; translated from the coding sequence ATGCCGCTAGCCGCTTACGCCTGCGACCCGGCGCAAAGCCGGGGCCGCCGCTTCTTTGAAGCGCCCGCACCCACCCGCACCGAGTTCCAGCGCGACCGCGACCGCATCGTCCACTCCACCGCGTTCCGCCGCCTGGTCTACAAAACCCAGGTGTTTTTGAACCACGAGGGCGACCTGTTCCGCACCCGGCTCACCCATTCGCTGGAGGTGGCGCAGCTGGGCCGCTCCATCGCCCGCGCGCTGGACCTCAACGAAGACCTGGTCGAGGCGATCGCCCTGGCCCACGACCTGGGCCACACCCCGTTTGGCCACGCCGGGCAAGACGCGCTGAACGCCTGCATGGCCGAGTTTGGGGGCTTCGAGCACAACCTGCAAAGCCTGCGCGTGGTGGACGCGCTGGAAGAGCGCTACCCGCTGTTTGACGGCCTGAACCTCACGTTTGAAACCCGCGAGGGCATCCTCAAACACTGCTCCCGTGCCAATGCCGAAAATCTGGGCGACGTGGGCCAGCGTTTTCTGGACCGCACCCAGCCCAGCCTGGAAGCCCAGCTATGCAACCTGGCCGACGAGATCGCCTACAACGCCCATGACATCGACGACGGTGTCCGCTCCGGCCTGATCACGCTGGAGCAGTTGCAAGACGTGCCGCTGGTGGCCCATTTCCACCAGCAAACCCTGGCCGAGCACCCGCAGCTCAAAGGCCGCCGCGTGCTCTACGAGTCGATCCGCCGCATGCTCAGCGCCCAGGTCTACGACGTGATCGCCGCCACCCAGGCCGCCCTGCAAGCCGCCCAGCCGCAGAGCGTGGACGGCGCCCGTCAGTGCGCGCCGCTGCTGTGTTTCAGCCCGGCCATGCGGGCCCAGTCGCTGGAGCTGAAGCGTTTTTTAATGAAGAATCTGTACCGCCATCCCCAGGTGATGGCCATGACCGCGCAAGCGCAAACCATGGTGCATGAACTGTTCAGCGCCTACCTGGCCGCGCCGCACGAGATGGCCCCCGCGTATACCGAAAGGGCGGCCCGGGCTGGGGCACCGCGCGCCGTGGCCGACTACCTGGCCGGCATGACCGACCGCTTTGCCGCCCGCGAGCACGAGCGGCTGACCGGGCAAAAACTGCTTGGATAA
- the ydhF gene encoding oxidoreductase YdhF, which produces MSAVPLKKFLPQASPLVLGCMGLGGGWDTQPLTDFDVDKAQAATEAALAAGITLFDHANIYTLGKAEESFGRLFQRQPSLRHSLLLQSKCGIRFADAEGPKRYDLSAQHIVGSVDAILRRLQTDYLDVLILHRPDPLVQPAEVAEAWQQIKAAGKARFLGVSNMHAAQVAWLQQALDEPLVVNQLEMSLLKRDWLESATCFNDGQGASSLAWDGTLEYAQQHGLQLQAWGALARGWFTGAAPADAPAAVRRTADRVAQLAQAHGVSNEAIVLAWLMQHPARIQPVIGTTDPQRIHACAQATQVTLSRGAWYQLYETARGHELP; this is translated from the coding sequence ATGTCTGCTGTGCCGTTAAAGAAATTTTTGCCCCAGGCCAGCCCGCTGGTACTGGGCTGCATGGGCCTGGGCGGCGGCTGGGACACGCAGCCGCTAACCGACTTTGATGTGGACAAGGCCCAGGCCGCCACCGAGGCTGCGCTGGCGGCGGGCATCACCCTGTTTGACCACGCCAACATCTACACGCTGGGCAAGGCCGAGGAGAGCTTTGGCCGCCTGTTCCAGCGCCAGCCCTCGCTGCGGCACAGCCTGCTGCTGCAGTCCAAATGCGGCATCCGCTTCGCCGATGCAGAAGGCCCCAAGCGCTACGACCTGTCGGCCCAGCATATTGTGGGGAGCGTGGACGCGATCTTGCGTAGGCTGCAGACCGACTACCTGGACGTGCTGATCCTGCACCGTCCCGACCCGCTGGTGCAGCCCGCCGAAGTGGCCGAGGCCTGGCAACAGATCAAGGCCGCAGGCAAGGCGCGCTTCCTGGGCGTATCGAACATGCACGCCGCCCAGGTGGCCTGGTTGCAGCAGGCGCTGGACGAGCCTCTGGTGGTGAACCAGTTGGAGATGAGTCTGCTCAAGCGCGACTGGTTGGAGTCTGCCACTTGCTTCAACGACGGGCAGGGCGCATCGTCGCTCGCGTGGGACGGCACGCTGGAATACGCCCAACAACACGGCCTGCAGCTCCAGGCCTGGGGCGCTTTGGCACGCGGCTGGTTCACCGGTGCCGCGCCAGCCGACGCCCCCGCCGCTGTGCGCCGCACCGCAGACCGCGTGGCGCAACTGGCCCAAGCCCACGGTGTGTCCAATGAGGCCATCGTGCTGGCCTGGCTGATGCAGCACCCGGCGCGCATCCAGCCCGTGATCGGCACCACCGACCCCCAGCGCATCCACGCCTGCGCCCAGGCCACCCAGGTGACCCTCAGCCGGGGTGCGTGGTACCAGCTTTATGAGACCGCCCGGGGCCACGAACTGCCTTGA